One stretch of Prunus persica cultivar Lovell chromosome G1, Prunus_persica_NCBIv2, whole genome shotgun sequence DNA includes these proteins:
- the LOC18791444 gene encoding geraniol 8-hydroxylase, whose protein sequence is MDFLSCILMCLMVAWVSVHALYYSFARRSPKKLPPGPKPLPFIGNLLELGNKPHRSLTKLSQRYGPIMTLHLGQITTVVVSSSTIAKQVLQTHDQLFCNRTVLDSVQACKHGENGMPWIPVSAKWRNLRKICNSQLFATKVLDASQANRRLKVQELIADVHESVVKGDGVEIGSAAFKTTLNLMSRTVFSVDLASQNSERAREFKELVRSIMEEISKPNLADYFPVLKKIDPVGIRRRLTRHILKMFDLFDRLIIQRMESRKAPDYIITSDMLDTLINSSEEKNEDMDMVETQHLFLDLFVAATDTTSAILEWAMAELLHNPEKLSKAQEELKHIIGKGKPVEESDITRLPYLQAIIKETLRLHTAAPLLIPRKAGADVEICGYIVPKGAQVLVNAWAIGRDPSIWDNPNSFMPERFLGLDMDVTGRNFELIPFGGGRRICPGLPLAMRMLNLMLGSLLNSFDNWKLEDGVAPETMNMEDKFGLTLQKAQPLIAVPMT, encoded by the exons ATGGATTTCTTGAGTTGCAt TCTAATGTGTCTTATGGTTGCCTGGGTCTCAGTCCATGCCCTCTATTATTCATTTGCAAGAAGAAGTCCCAAAAAGCTTCCACCTGGACCAAAGCCACTTCCTTTCATTGGAAATCTTCTAGAGCTTGGAAACAAACCCCACCGCTCCCTAACCAAGCTTTCACAACGCTATGGCCCCATTATGACTTTACATCTTGGCCAAATCACAACTGTTGTGGTTTCTTCATCCACCATAGCTAAACAAGTTCTCCAAACCCATGACCAATTGTTTTGCAACCGAACAGTATTAGATTCAGTCCAAGCCTGTAAACATGGCGAGAACGGCATGCCCTGGATACCTGTTTCAGCTAAGTGGAGAAACCTTCGCAAAATATGCAACTCCCAATTGTTCGCCACCAAAGTTCTCGACGCCAGCCAAGCCAACCGTCGCCTAAAAGTGCAAGAGCTCATAGCTGATGTCCATGAAAGCGTTGTAAAAGGTGATGGAGTGGAGATTGGAAGCGCTGCTTTCAAAACTACGCTCAATTTGATGTCGCGGACTGTCTTCTCTGTGGATTTAGCGAGCCAGAATAGTGAGAGGGCTAGAGAGTTCAAGGAGCTGGTGCGGAGTATTATGGAAGAGATTTCGAAACCAAACTTGGCTGACTATTTTCCAGTGCTTAAAAAGATTGACCCCGTGGGGATACGGCGCCGTTTGACTCGTCACATCCTGAAGATGTTTGACCTCTTCGATCGCTTGATCATCCAAAGAATGGAATCAAGAAAAGCACCTGACTATATCATAACCAGTGATATGTTAGATACCCTTATAAACAGTAgtgaagagaaaaatgaggATATGGACATGGTTGAAACTCAACATTTGTTCCTG GATCTATTTGTTGCTGCCACAGACACAACTTCAGCCATATTAGAATGGGCAATGGCTGAGCTACTACACAACCCCGAAAAACTGTCAAAAGCTCAAGAGGAGCTGAAGCACATCATTGGCAAAGGAAAACCAGTGGAGGAATCAGACATCACTCGGCTCCCTTACTTACAAGCCATAATCAAAGAGACCTTGCGCTTGCACACGGCAGCTCCATTGCTAATTCCTCGCAAAGCCGGAGCAGATGTAGAAATCTGCGGGTACATTGTACCAAAAGGTGCACAAGTTTTGGTCAACGCATGGGCCATAGGCAGAGACCCCAGCATCTGGGACAACCCGAACTCGTTTATGCCGGAGAGGTTCTTGGGATTGGACATGGATGTTACAGGGAGGAACTTTGAGCTTATCCCGTTTGGTGGTGGACGGAGAATTTGTCCTGGGTTGCCGTTGGCAATGAGAATGCTGAACTTGATGTTGGGGTCACTTCTTAACTCCTTTGATAACTGGAAGCTTGAAGATGGGGTTGCACCAGAGACCATGAACATGGAAGACAAGTTTGGCCTCACTTTACAGAAGGCTCAGCCTCTAATAGCTGTGCCCATGACATAG